A window of the Vibrio pomeroyi genome harbors these coding sequences:
- a CDS encoding YcgN family cysteine cluster protein, with protein MTNPFWQEKTLEQMTENEWESLCDGCGKCCLHKLMDEDSDEVYYTNVACSWLNDKTCSCKDYPNRFTSGEECLKLTRDKIDEFHWLPDTCAYRLLSESKPIPEWHPLITGSKTEMHAAGESVRNKVVYEIDVVDWEDHILNHPNR; from the coding sequence ATGACGAATCCATTTTGGCAAGAAAAAACACTAGAGCAGATGACCGAGAATGAGTGGGAATCACTGTGTGACGGCTGTGGTAAGTGTTGCCTACATAAGCTAATGGATGAAGATAGCGATGAAGTGTACTACACCAACGTGGCGTGTAGCTGGTTAAACGACAAAACATGTTCATGTAAAGATTACCCAAACCGCTTCACTTCAGGTGAAGAGTGTTTGAAGCTAACTCGTGACAAGATCGATGAGTTTCACTGGTTACCAGACACTTGTGCTTACCGTCTTCTATCAGAATCTAAACCGATTCCTGAGTGGCACCCATTGATCACCGGATCAAAAACAGAGATGCATGCAGCAGGTGAAAGCGTTCGTAACAAAGTGGTATACGAAATTGATGTTGTCGATTGGGAAGACCACATCTTAAACCACCCGAACCGTTAG
- a CDS encoding BCCT family transporter, giving the protein MKNTFELIDKPTFFGAIALLLTIVFPLILFPTQGADWIAVAKTFMTDQLGFLYLALGLAACAFMVYVVFSDMGQIKLGEADEEPEFKTASWAAMLFCGGIGASILYWGCIEWAYYYQSPPFQLEPGSEEAVRWAATYGLFHWGPIAWSIYLIPAIPIAYFFYVRKQPVLKISSALMPVLGEHRSKGVPGKIVDILFIFGLLGGAATTLGLAAPLITEGLNHLFGLPKNNLTQVMVLLVCTAIFAYSSYAGLEKGIKILSNINFWGAMGLLVFVLIAGPTIFMLETGLDSIGRLLSNFFVMATWAEPFGGYGTFENTHFPQDWTIFYWAWWLVFAPSMGLFVARISRGRTIKQMVSGSIFFGSLGCFLFFMILGNYGLSLQLSGELDVVAILNAEGATKAIFSMLAQLPMSTLVIAVFTLLCIIFTATTFDSISYILASVVQNNVTEEPMRWNRMFWAFTLSFLPTILMFLGGLSTLQTAAIVGGLPLLAISVMLMISAVRATNLDLRHQDAYIEPTINIEELPDMDPWSAEGMALAQFEKERDAAQEAAELERVAYTELAAVKKEIRAYVLEQGSQMETHELPENLQQALEQAESNLSAAQAKKIELSEQAQNARITFNQVVADLPLA; this is encoded by the coding sequence GTGAAAAACACTTTTGAGCTTATTGATAAGCCAACCTTCTTTGGTGCTATTGCACTCCTACTCACGATAGTTTTCCCGCTCATTTTGTTCCCGACTCAGGGTGCAGACTGGATTGCGGTTGCGAAAACATTCATGACTGATCAACTAGGATTTCTATATCTTGCGCTAGGTCTCGCGGCTTGTGCATTTATGGTTTACGTTGTGTTCAGTGATATGGGACAGATTAAACTGGGCGAAGCTGATGAAGAGCCTGAATTCAAAACTGCATCATGGGCAGCAATGCTATTTTGTGGTGGTATCGGTGCAAGTATCTTGTACTGGGGCTGTATTGAGTGGGCTTACTACTACCAATCACCTCCTTTCCAACTAGAGCCGGGCAGTGAAGAGGCAGTTCGTTGGGCAGCAACTTACGGTTTGTTCCACTGGGGACCAATTGCTTGGTCTATCTACCTAATCCCTGCAATTCCTATTGCTTACTTTTTCTACGTACGTAAACAGCCTGTTCTAAAGATCTCTAGCGCGTTAATGCCAGTTCTTGGTGAGCACCGCAGTAAAGGCGTACCTGGAAAAATCGTCGATATCCTTTTCATTTTCGGTCTACTTGGCGGCGCAGCAACAACATTAGGTTTAGCCGCTCCTCTTATTACTGAAGGTCTGAATCACCTATTCGGTCTACCTAAAAACAACCTAACGCAAGTGATGGTGCTTTTAGTTTGTACTGCGATTTTTGCTTACTCTTCTTATGCTGGATTGGAAAAAGGCATCAAGATCCTAAGTAATATCAACTTCTGGGGTGCTATGGGTCTGTTGGTTTTCGTACTGATTGCGGGTCCAACTATCTTCATGCTTGAAACCGGTCTAGATTCAATTGGTCGTCTACTGTCTAACTTCTTCGTGATGGCGACATGGGCGGAACCATTTGGTGGCTACGGTACATTTGAAAACACCCACTTCCCACAAGACTGGACAATTTTCTACTGGGCATGGTGGCTAGTATTTGCACCGAGTATGGGTCTATTTGTTGCGCGCATTTCTCGCGGCAGAACCATCAAACAAATGGTGTCAGGTTCGATCTTCTTCGGTTCACTGGGTTGTTTCTTATTCTTCATGATTCTAGGTAACTACGGCTTATCACTTCAGCTTTCTGGTGAATTAGATGTAGTTGCAATTCTAAATGCTGAAGGCGCAACCAAAGCAATCTTCTCAATGCTAGCGCAGTTGCCGATGAGCACTCTAGTTATCGCAGTATTCACTTTGCTTTGTATCATCTTTACAGCAACGACGTTTGACTCTATCTCATACATCCTTGCATCTGTGGTTCAAAACAATGTGACTGAAGAGCCAATGCGTTGGAACCGTATGTTCTGGGCATTCACTCTGTCGTTCTTACCAACGATTCTGATGTTCCTGGGTGGCCTAAGTACACTACAAACTGCAGCAATTGTTGGTGGTTTACCGTTATTGGCTATCTCTGTGATGCTGATGATATCTGCAGTTCGTGCAACTAACCTCGACCTGCGCCATCAAGACGCGTACATCGAACCAACGATTAACATCGAAGAACTGCCAGACATGGATCCATGGTCTGCAGAAGGTATGGCGTTGGCTCAATTTGAGAAAGAAAGAGATGCAGCACAAGAAGCCGCAGAACTTGAGCGTGTTGCTTACACAGAACTTGCCGCAGTGAAAAAAGAAATTCGCGCTTATGTGTTAGAGCAAGGTTCGCAAATGGAAACTCACGAGTTACCAGAGAACCTACAACAAGCACTTGAGCAGGCCGAGAGTAATCTTAGTGCCGCACAAGCGAAAAAGATCGAGTTATCTGAGCAAGCTCAGAATGCTCGTATCACGTTCAATCAGGTGGTTGCAGACTTACCGCTTGCTTGA
- the recR gene encoding recombination mediator RecR: protein MRTSHMLEHLMEALRCLPGVGPKSAQRMAFHLLQRDRKGGLQLAEALSQAMTEIGHCNECRTFTEEDTCHICTNPKRQENGQICVVESPADIAAIEATGQYSGRYFVLMGHLSPLDGIGPSDIGLDVLDYRLRRGDISEVILATNPTVEGEATAHYIAELCNAHEVNASRIAHGVPVGGELELVDGTTLSHSLLGRHKI from the coding sequence ATGCGTACCAGTCATATGCTGGAGCATTTGATGGAGGCCTTACGTTGTCTACCTGGGGTTGGCCCCAAGTCGGCGCAGCGTATGGCCTTTCATTTGTTACAGCGCGATAGAAAAGGCGGCCTACAGTTGGCTGAAGCTCTTAGCCAAGCAATGACCGAAATTGGTCACTGTAATGAGTGCCGTACTTTTACTGAAGAAGATACCTGCCACATTTGTACCAATCCTAAACGTCAGGAAAATGGTCAAATCTGTGTAGTAGAGAGCCCTGCAGACATTGCAGCTATCGAAGCAACTGGCCAATATTCTGGTCGTTACTTTGTGCTTATGGGTCACCTTTCACCACTTGATGGTATTGGTCCAAGTGATATCGGTCTCGATGTTCTGGACTACCGCTTACGCCGTGGTGATATCTCTGAAGTAATCCTAGCGACCAACCCGACAGTTGAAGGGGAAGCGACAGCGCACTACATTGCAGAGCTATGTAATGCCCATGAAGTGAACGCAAGCCGTATCGCCCATGGTGTTCCCGTTGGTGGTGAGCTAGAGCTGGTGGATGGCACCACGCTTTCGCACTCCTTACTCGGTCGTCATAAGATCTAA
- a CDS encoding YbaB/EbfC family nucleoid-associated protein: protein MFGKGGMGNMMKQAQQMQERMQKLQEEIANMEVTGESGAGLVKVTITGSHSVRRVDIDESLMEDDKEMLEDLIAAAFNDAARRVEETQKEKMASVTGGMQLPPGMKMPF from the coding sequence ATGTTTGGTAAAGGCGGTATGGGCAACATGATGAAGCAAGCCCAGCAAATGCAAGAGCGCATGCAAAAGCTTCAAGAAGAAATCGCAAATATGGAAGTTACAGGTGAGTCAGGTGCTGGCCTTGTAAAAGTAACGATCACTGGTAGCCACAGCGTTCGCCGTGTTGATATCGATGAAAGCCTAATGGAAGACGATAAAGAGATGCTTGAAGATCTTATCGCTGCTGCTTTTAACGATGCGGCTCGTCGCGTTGAAGAAACTCAAAAAGAGAAAATGGCTAGCGTAACTGGCGGAATGCAACTTCCACCAGGTATGAAGATGCCTTTCTAA
- the aqpZ gene encoding aquaporin Z, which produces MNRYIAEMFGTFWLVLGGCGSAVLAAAFPDVGIGLLGVSLAFGLTVLTMAFAIGHISGCHLNPAVTIGLWSGGRFDAKDVAPYIIAQVIGGIIAGGVLFVIASGQAGFDAAASGFASNGYGEHSPGGYSLTAALVCEVVMTMVFLFVIMGATDSKAPAGFAPIAIGLCLTLIHLISIPVTNTSVNPARSTGVAVFVGDWAVSQLWLFWIAPIIGAVIGAMIYKAVRGSD; this is translated from the coding sequence ATGAATAGGTATATCGCAGAAATGTTTGGTACGTTTTGGTTGGTGTTGGGTGGTTGTGGTAGTGCCGTCTTAGCCGCTGCTTTTCCCGATGTAGGAATTGGCTTACTCGGAGTCTCTCTTGCCTTTGGTTTAACTGTGCTCACTATGGCTTTTGCTATTGGCCACATATCCGGTTGTCACCTTAACCCTGCCGTTACTATCGGCCTTTGGAGTGGCGGGCGCTTCGATGCCAAAGATGTCGCACCTTATATTATTGCCCAAGTGATTGGCGGTATTATCGCAGGTGGCGTGTTATTTGTGATTGCTTCAGGCCAAGCTGGCTTTGATGCTGCTGCCTCTGGCTTTGCTTCCAATGGTTATGGAGAACACTCACCGGGCGGCTACTCGCTCACAGCGGCTCTCGTTTGTGAAGTGGTCATGACCATGGTGTTCCTATTCGTGATTATGGGCGCGACGGATTCAAAAGCACCTGCTGGGTTTGCTCCTATCGCAATTGGTCTCTGTCTAACCTTAATCCACCTTATCAGTATCCCTGTAACGAACACCTCTGTGAACCCCGCTCGAAGTACCGGCGTGGCTGTATTTGTTGGTGATTGGGCAGTTTCGCAACTATGGCTATTCTGGATTGCACCAATTATCGGTGCCGTGATTGGCGCGATGATATACAAAGCAGTGAGAGGTTCAGATTAA
- a CDS encoding YkgJ family cysteine cluster protein, which yields MECRLGCGACCIAPSITSAIPGMPNGKPAGVRCIQLNEQDLCKLFGQASRPKVCHQFKACPVICGKTDQEALDNLIELEAIT from the coding sequence ATGGAATGTCGTTTAGGTTGTGGAGCTTGTTGTATCGCTCCAAGTATTACATCTGCTATTCCTGGAATGCCTAATGGCAAGCCTGCAGGCGTGCGTTGCATTCAATTAAATGAACAAGATCTGTGTAAGTTATTCGGTCAAGCTTCACGCCCTAAAGTGTGTCATCAATTCAAAGCCTGCCCTGTCATTTGTGGTAAGACCGACCAAGAAGCCCTTGATAACCTGATCGAATTAGAAGCAATTACCTAA
- the dnaX gene encoding DNA polymerase III subunit gamma/tau has protein sequence MSYLALARKWRPTKFKEVVGQAHVLTALENALSQNRLHHAYLFSGTRGVGKTTIGRLFAKGLNCETGITSTPCGECATCKEIDEGRFVDLLEIDAASRTKVEDTRELLDNVQYKPARGRFKVYLIDEVHMLSRHSFNALLKTLEEPPEYVKFLLATTDPQKLPVTILSRCLQFHLKPISVDNIHEQLDHILEQENVTSESRALGMIAHAADGSMRDALSLTDQAIALGNGNVVTDTVAHMLGTLDTDQAIHLLEAISSKQPQLAMACIQNLAENGVEWDGLLNQLATQLHRLAMFQALPSTLDKAQPDAEKLELLSKALSPQDIQLYYQIVLKGREDLPLSPTARVGIEMVVLRMLAFRPAALTVATAISTQSTNTAPAPVAQAQAQAQAQAQGVAQPVSQPAPMAAPRQPQMQQQAPQQQAMPQQHVQQAPQQSPAQYSDSQGYADHSGNQGYPEQDYPHSQYDAPPAYDERPSYGAEQPQQANYQNQAPAQPQNVAPSAPPASAAPQGQSERPASPVSGLRHQLRSQRRGSAAPENKGSAPKKAKATPAKTSVLDRVAQQHGGSERVSPASLSASSAEKVTNDNEPYRWKPSKPVVKEVSKELTPTQIKRALEHIKTPEMVDKLLQESIAQDEWSATIQKLETAKLVEQLALNSVFAKNDTSITLTLRASQAHLNTDRAQSELLQSLNTVLGEECHLSVEIGDGGETPLELRERLYQGKLKDAFTSLENDANVQFIERRFAAELDRDSVRPI, from the coding sequence ATGAGCTATCTTGCGTTAGCGCGAAAATGGCGACCAACCAAATTCAAAGAAGTGGTTGGTCAAGCCCATGTTTTAACAGCACTAGAGAATGCCCTTAGCCAGAATAGGTTGCACCATGCATACCTGTTCAGCGGTACACGAGGTGTTGGTAAAACAACCATCGGCCGTTTGTTTGCTAAGGGACTCAACTGTGAAACAGGCATTACCTCAACCCCTTGTGGTGAATGTGCAACCTGTAAAGAGATCGACGAAGGTCGTTTTGTTGACCTGCTAGAGATTGATGCGGCATCACGTACAAAGGTAGAAGATACCCGCGAGCTTCTGGACAATGTTCAGTACAAGCCGGCACGTGGTCGCTTCAAGGTTTACCTTATCGATGAAGTACACATGCTTTCTAGGCACAGTTTCAACGCGCTTCTAAAGACGTTAGAAGAACCGCCTGAGTATGTGAAATTCTTGCTCGCAACGACCGATCCACAAAAGCTTCCTGTGACGATTTTGTCGCGTTGTCTGCAGTTTCATCTTAAGCCGATCAGCGTTGATAATATTCACGAACAGCTTGACCACATTCTTGAACAAGAGAATGTGACGTCTGAATCTCGTGCGCTTGGGATGATTGCTCATGCTGCTGACGGCAGTATGCGTGATGCTCTGAGTTTAACGGATCAAGCTATTGCATTAGGCAACGGCAATGTTGTGACAGACACCGTGGCTCACATGCTCGGCACGCTAGACACCGACCAAGCCATTCACTTGCTTGAAGCGATCAGCAGTAAGCAGCCTCAACTGGCAATGGCCTGTATTCAGAATCTTGCTGAGAATGGTGTAGAGTGGGATGGTTTGTTGAATCAGCTTGCGACTCAACTGCATCGTTTGGCGATGTTCCAAGCTCTGCCGTCAACATTAGATAAAGCACAGCCGGATGCTGAGAAGCTAGAACTGTTGAGTAAGGCACTAAGCCCTCAAGACATTCAGCTTTATTACCAGATCGTGTTGAAAGGTCGCGAAGACTTACCGTTGTCGCCAACCGCTCGTGTTGGTATTGAGATGGTAGTTTTACGCATGTTGGCCTTTAGACCTGCTGCACTAACGGTTGCAACAGCAATCTCGACTCAGTCGACAAACACTGCGCCAGCACCAGTAGCTCAAGCTCAAGCTCAAGCTCAAGCTCAAGCTCAGGGCGTTGCTCAACCTGTGAGCCAACCTGCGCCAATGGCAGCTCCGAGACAGCCTCAGATGCAACAACAGGCGCCTCAACAGCAAGCTATGCCGCAGCAACACGTACAACAGGCTCCGCAGCAGAGTCCGGCACAGTATTCAGATTCGCAAGGTTACGCTGACCATTCAGGCAACCAAGGTTATCCTGAGCAGGATTACCCACACAGTCAGTATGATGCACCACCGGCTTATGACGAACGTCCTAGCTACGGTGCAGAGCAGCCTCAACAAGCGAATTATCAGAATCAAGCTCCTGCTCAGCCACAGAACGTTGCGCCTTCTGCGCCACCTGCTTCTGCTGCTCCGCAAGGACAATCAGAACGACCTGCTTCGCCTGTCAGTGGTTTACGCCACCAATTGCGTTCTCAGCGTAGAGGCAGTGCGGCGCCGGAAAACAAAGGTTCAGCGCCAAAAAAGGCTAAAGCGACACCAGCTAAAACTTCAGTTCTTGACCGAGTTGCTCAGCAACACGGTGGTTCTGAGCGGGTGTCGCCAGCTTCTTTATCTGCCTCTTCTGCAGAAAAGGTAACCAATGATAATGAACCTTATCGCTGGAAACCGTCTAAACCTGTAGTGAAAGAGGTGAGCAAAGAGCTTACACCTACTCAGATCAAGCGTGCGTTAGAGCATATTAAGACACCAGAAATGGTCGATAAATTGCTACAAGAGTCGATTGCTCAAGATGAATGGTCCGCCACGATTCAAAAGCTAGAGACAGCCAAGCTTGTTGAACAGTTAGCATTGAACTCAGTGTTTGCTAAAAACGACACATCAATCACTTTAACGTTAAGAGCGAGCCAAGCTCACTTGAATACGGACCGCGCACAGAGCGAACTATTACAGTCGCTCAATACTGTGCTCGGAGAAGAGTGTCATTTGAGTGTTGAAATCGGTGATGGTGGAGAAACGCCACTAGAATTACGAGAAAGGTTGTACCAAGGTAAGTTGAAAGACGCGTTTACCAGTTTGGAAAACGATGCCAACGTACAGTTTATCGAAAGACGTTTTGCTGCAGAACTCGACAGAGACAGCGTTCGTCCTATCTAG
- a CDS encoding ChaN family lipoprotein — protein MQRIILIGLATLLTACANQPSNSTSQQVANTQTDTVSTFYDYQFASPQGETLSLNALPEQLIDADVILIGEWHTHSAIHRFQTDFLKARRNATSNIALSMEQFTREHQDTLNQYLNGEIGEQVLISKAAAWPNYESDYRALVEFAKANDLDVIAANAPKPFVQCIGRKGLPYLEQLSSEQRNWVATEVNIGDSPYKEKFMASMHHGTPEQTEKQFAAQVTWDETMAESIVNYLASNPNKQVIHVAGKFHTEGGLGTAASILRRNPDLKVAVISPVAEFSSDTTDYQLKVLSPPARFVQKENRMKAYKHLSKRGADLKCD, from the coding sequence ATGCAACGTATTATTCTTATCGGATTAGCTACCCTGCTTACGGCTTGTGCTAATCAACCTTCAAACAGCACTTCTCAACAAGTGGCTAACACGCAAACGGACACCGTTTCCACATTCTATGATTACCAGTTTGCGTCTCCACAAGGTGAAACGCTTTCTCTCAATGCTTTACCCGAACAGTTGATTGACGCTGATGTGATCCTTATTGGCGAATGGCACACTCACTCGGCAATTCATCGTTTCCAAACCGACTTCTTAAAAGCGCGCCGCAACGCAACATCAAACATTGCGCTTTCAATGGAACAGTTCACTCGAGAACATCAAGACACGCTAAACCAATACTTAAACGGTGAAATTGGTGAGCAAGTGCTTATCTCCAAGGCAGCTGCTTGGCCAAATTACGAAAGTGATTACCGCGCACTGGTTGAGTTTGCTAAAGCGAATGATTTAGATGTTATCGCAGCAAACGCTCCAAAGCCTTTCGTTCAGTGTATTGGCCGTAAGGGATTACCTTACCTAGAACAGCTTTCTTCAGAACAACGAAATTGGGTTGCGACTGAGGTTAATATTGGCGATAGCCCTTACAAAGAAAAGTTCATGGCTTCCATGCATCACGGTACGCCAGAGCAAACAGAAAAGCAGTTTGCCGCTCAGGTTACGTGGGACGAGACCATGGCTGAATCGATTGTTAATTACCTAGCGTCAAATCCAAATAAGCAAGTAATTCATGTAGCAGGCAAGTTCCACACTGAAGGTGGCTTAGGCACGGCGGCTTCGATTCTACGTCGTAACCCAGATCTAAAAGTAGCAGTTATTAGCCCGGTTGCTGAGTTCTCATCGGATACGACTGATTACCAACTAAAAGTACTTTCTCCACCGGCACGCTTTGTTCAAAAAGAGAACCGAATGAAGGCATACAAACACCTATCTAAGCGTGGTGCCGATCTTAAGTGCGATTAA
- a CDS encoding methyl-accepting chemotaxis protein produces the protein MLEKYKNQSVGFQLKLVILLCLLIAFSSIATLVYRNASQVLLENTLKEHQSKVEAMAKTISGQFDAYLHTAKVLESTFRNGYLAGVYVENYDVEFSGHSIPNMTQYGESLINDTKLVDSFTRDTGAVATLFAPFGDDFIRVSTSLKKPSGERVVATTLGKDHPGYSKLKSGQPYYAQVKLFGQRYITYYAPLMNAQGKVNGVSFIGLPVEEATQSLFESLRSVSWGDTGYTIIVDNEQEHQGQYLLHPTHAGGGKSIIDVADYDGNKPFYQIFEQSSGLIRYPYKFQETVGEKYLVYTEVPGWDWKLLGGTFIKEVTKGSDDLLKLIAIISALIAAATIVALTFVLNRTLTPLTTLNEYMLRLGKGEVSLHIPNTGKQTKNEISNLNTGVATMAAQLNTLVGEIRATSDQVQNSSSSVSQDASHNLTQSDRQQAQVEQVVTAIEEMATSAESVAQQVNSIAENVRLANEDSQQGLEVVEGVCIDVAQLNDQLDKSASAIEQVSADSESIQTVTKMIDDIAEQTNLLALNAAIEAARAGEQGRGFAVVADEVRTLAHRTQTSVQDVVSIIEKLKSSTNNAVNLMTQSQSNANQVLDKAQEAGTALESIASQVESIASQAETIAATSEEQAQVSQEIAANAHAISDLNQQSRETSAQTSRSADELQKQAESLKNQVNFFS, from the coding sequence ATGCTCGAGAAATACAAAAATCAAAGTGTTGGCTTCCAACTTAAGTTGGTCATTTTATTGTGCTTGCTTATCGCCTTTAGCTCGATAGCGACCCTCGTTTATCGTAATGCCTCACAGGTACTTTTAGAGAACACATTAAAGGAGCATCAATCAAAAGTAGAAGCGATGGCCAAAACCATATCCGGCCAATTTGACGCCTACCTGCATACCGCCAAAGTTTTAGAATCTACCTTTCGCAACGGTTACTTAGCAGGTGTTTACGTAGAAAACTATGATGTTGAGTTTAGCGGTCACTCCATACCAAACATGACTCAATATGGTGAGAGCCTGATCAACGATACCAAACTAGTGGATAGCTTTACCCGAGACACAGGAGCCGTTGCTACCCTATTTGCCCCATTTGGTGACGATTTTATCCGCGTATCTACCTCTCTAAAAAAACCTTCAGGCGAGCGTGTAGTTGCCACAACTCTCGGCAAAGATCATCCCGGTTACAGCAAACTGAAAAGTGGCCAACCTTATTACGCTCAAGTAAAACTTTTCGGTCAACGCTACATTACCTATTACGCGCCTCTTATGAACGCACAAGGTAAGGTCAATGGTGTATCCTTTATCGGCTTACCGGTTGAGGAAGCAACACAAAGCCTGTTTGAATCTTTGCGCTCGGTATCATGGGGCGATACTGGTTACACCATCATTGTTGATAATGAGCAAGAGCACCAAGGCCAGTACTTACTGCACCCTACTCACGCTGGCGGCGGTAAATCGATAATTGACGTTGCTGATTACGACGGGAATAAACCTTTCTACCAGATATTCGAACAATCATCTGGATTGATTCGATACCCATATAAATTCCAAGAAACGGTTGGTGAAAAGTACCTGGTATATACCGAAGTTCCCGGTTGGGACTGGAAACTACTTGGCGGTACATTCATTAAAGAGGTGACCAAGGGCAGTGACGATCTGCTAAAACTTATCGCGATCATTTCGGCCTTGATTGCCGCCGCGACAATCGTAGCGTTAACCTTCGTATTGAATCGCACGCTCACGCCGCTAACGACTTTAAACGAATACATGCTTCGATTAGGTAAAGGTGAAGTCAGCCTGCACATTCCAAACACCGGCAAGCAAACTAAAAACGAGATCAGCAACCTTAATACTGGCGTTGCAACTATGGCAGCTCAGCTGAACACCCTAGTAGGCGAGATTCGCGCGACCAGCGATCAAGTCCAAAACAGCTCGAGCAGTGTGTCACAAGATGCCAGCCACAACTTAACGCAGTCTGACCGCCAACAGGCGCAAGTGGAACAAGTGGTGACAGCAATCGAAGAGATGGCGACCTCTGCGGAATCCGTAGCACAGCAAGTCAATAGCATTGCTGAAAACGTTCGACTTGCGAATGAAGACAGTCAACAAGGTCTAGAGGTGGTTGAGGGAGTATGTATCGATGTTGCTCAGTTAAATGACCAACTCGATAAATCTGCATCTGCCATCGAGCAAGTAAGTGCAGACAGCGAAAGCATACAAACCGTCACTAAGATGATCGACGATATCGCCGAGCAAACTAACCTGTTAGCGCTAAACGCTGCGATCGAAGCCGCACGTGCAGGTGAACAAGGCCGTGGTTTTGCTGTTGTTGCTGATGAAGTAAGAACACTCGCTCATCGTACTCAAACATCAGTGCAAGACGTAGTAAGCATCATCGAGAAGCTAAAGTCTTCGACCAACAATGCCGTGAACTTGATGACACAAAGCCAATCAAATGCCAACCAAGTACTTGATAAAGCGCAAGAAGCGGGTACGGCATTGGAGTCTATTGCTTCTCAAGTTGAGTCAATCGCTTCTCAAGCTGAAACAATTGCTGCTACATCAGAGGAGCAAGCTCAGGTTTCTCAAGAAATTGCGGCCAACGCGCATGCGATAAGCGACCTCAACCAACAAAGCCGTGAGACCAGCGCTCAGACATCTCGAAGTGCTGATGAGCTTCAAAAGCAAGCGGAATCGTTGAAAAATCAAGTGAACTTCTTTAGCTAA
- the rlmA gene encoding 23S rRNA (guanine(745)-N(1))-methyltransferase: MTYQCPLCHQPLSQHDRTFKCEKNHQFDLAKEGYVNLMPAHHKRSKDPGDNKEMMQARRRFLEGNHYAPMRQAVVGLCSSYLPDADPSLLDIGCGEGYYTNEIALNLQNKNGAIFGLDISKIAIKYAAKRYPAVDFSVASSHRLPFAENSLDGILRIYAPCKAEELQRTIKDNGVVITVTPASRHLYQLRDAIYDGVRLHDEDPEVIEGFTLEHQEQLNYMMELSGSDAFDLLQMTPFAWKATEEFKQQLTKAEQFNCEADFMLRVYRKQI, from the coding sequence ATGACTTACCAATGCCCTTTGTGTCACCAACCTTTATCTCAACACGATCGTACGTTTAAGTGTGAAAAGAACCATCAGTTCGACCTAGCGAAAGAAGGCTATGTCAATTTGATGCCAGCACACCACAAACGCTCAAAAGATCCAGGTGACAATAAAGAGATGATGCAGGCACGTCGTCGCTTCCTTGAAGGCAACCATTACGCTCCAATGCGCCAAGCAGTCGTTGGCTTATGCTCTAGCTACCTGCCAGACGCTGACCCTAGCCTGTTGGATATTGGCTGTGGCGAAGGGTATTACACCAACGAAATCGCGTTGAACCTTCAAAATAAAAACGGCGCGATTTTTGGCCTAGATATTTCTAAGATTGCTATCAAATACGCCGCTAAGCGCTACCCTGCTGTCGACTTCTCTGTTGCCTCTAGTCATCGTCTACCCTTCGCTGAAAACAGCTTAGACGGCATTCTACGCATTTATGCACCATGTAAGGCAGAAGAGCTCCAACGTACCATCAAAGACAATGGCGTCGTGATCACCGTGACACCAGCCAGTCGACACCTATACCAACTGCGTGATGCGATTTATGACGGCGTTCGCTTGCATGACGAAGATCCAGAAGTGATCGAAGGTTTTACGCTTGAGCACCAAGAGCAACTAAACTATATGATGGAACTATCGGGGTCAGATGCATTCGACCTGCTACAGATGACGCCGTTTGCTTGGAAAGCGACAGAGGAGTTTAAACAACAACTCACCAAAGCTGAGCAATTCAACTGTGAAGCGGACTTTATGCTGAGAGTGTATCGCAAACAGATTTAA